Within the Chthoniobacterales bacterium genome, the region ACTCCCAGCCCGCCATAACCGGCAGCCGCAAAGCCATCGAGCAACAGCGCCTCGGTCGCAAATTTCAAAGCGTCGTCCAGCGCCTCGGGGCCGGACACGCGCACGGCGCGAATCCACGGCAGCGGGCTCGCCGCGCACATCTCCGGCGTTTCGTCGCCGTGAAACTGAATGGCATCGAAACAATCGGCGTCAGCGATGCGCGCCACGTCATCCGGCGACGCATTCACGACCACCGCGACGCGCGCGAGCGGCAGTTCACGCACCCAGTCACGCACGGCAGCGAGTTCCACGAAGCGCTTCGAGCCGGGGAAAAGATTGATCCCGATGGCGTCCGCGCCGGCATCCACGACCACCGCGGCGTCCGAGGGATTCGTCACGCCGCAGATTTTCACGCGCAGCGGTCCCGGCGAAAAAAACAGGTCGCTTTTCAAAACGGCGGCGGCGGCAGTTGTTTCACGAGCGCGGTCAGTCCGTGGTCCCAGCCCTCGCGGACGGATCGCAGCCACGGATCGTTGTCGAGCAGCACGGCGCGGCGGCGCACCTCCAG harbors:
- a CDS encoding phosphoribosylanthranilate isomerase, which gives rise to MTNPSDAAVVVDAGADAIGINLFPGSKRFVELAAVRDWVRELPLARVAVVVNASPDDVARIADADCFDAIQFHGDETPEMCAASPLPWIRAVRVSGPEALDDALKFATEALLLDGFAAAGYGGLGV